From one Leptospira licerasiae serovar Varillal str. VAR 010 genomic stretch:
- a CDS encoding SelL-related redox protein: protein MKFLPKEILESQVEGRNLTGPSFGDNLPQKPSLVVFLRHLGCIFCRETVEDLRVFSSEMAAFPPILFVYPDSVREGDEFFSRFWPEAKAISNPSASYYEQIRVQEGNLIELAGPEVWVSAVRALAKGNFYGVQGRHLLRMPGVFLVLKDRILWSHQYRHIGDEPDWSKIPGCTPLPTNEYDPGILPA from the coding sequence ATGAAATTCCTACCGAAAGAAATTTTGGAATCCCAGGTCGAAGGAAGAAATTTAACCGGCCCAAGTTTCGGGGACAATCTTCCTCAAAAACCTAGTCTGGTCGTTTTTTTACGGCATCTTGGTTGTATATTTTGCAGAGAAACTGTGGAAGACCTTAGAGTTTTCAGTTCCGAAATGGCCGCATTCCCACCGATTTTATTTGTATATCCTGATTCAGTGAGAGAAGGGGACGAATTTTTTTCCAGATTCTGGCCGGAGGCAAAGGCAATATCAAATCCGAGCGCTTCCTATTATGAACAGATCCGAGTACAAGAGGGGAACTTAATCGAATTAGCTGGCCCGGAAGTTTGGGTAAGTGCAGTCCGCGCTCTTGCAAAAGGAAATTTCTACGGAGTCCAAGGCAGGCATTTGTTAAGAATGCCCGGAGTGTTTTTAGTCTTGAAGGATAGAATTCTCTGGTCCCATCAATACCGCCATATAGGAGACGAACCGGACTGGAGTAAGATCCCGGGATGTACTCCTTTGCCTACGAATGAGTACGATCCTGGGATTTTGCCGGCCTAA
- a CDS encoding TerC family protein translates to MDLHLVDIIISLLTLTAMEIVLGIDNIVFLSIVVGKLPKEQQASGRTIGLVAALGFRIGLLLTVSWLASLTNGLFRVGDFTVTGRDLIMLGGGLFLIAKSTSEIHHKMEEGETELDTGSSPSFFNVIVQIIILDIIFSVDSIITAVGLSGNLMVMVLAVVISLLIMLIFSGKVSDFINEHPTMKILALSFLIMIGVMLFADGLHFHIPKGYIYFSMAFSLLVEFINMRVRKANQSP, encoded by the coding sequence ATGGATTTGCATCTTGTAGACATTATCATCTCTCTTCTGACCCTCACAGCAATGGAAATCGTTCTCGGAATTGATAATATTGTGTTTCTTTCCATAGTAGTTGGTAAACTCCCAAAAGAACAACAAGCCAGTGGACGAACTATCGGCCTCGTTGCAGCCTTAGGTTTTAGGATCGGACTACTACTTACCGTAAGTTGGCTTGCGAGTCTCACAAACGGACTCTTCCGAGTGGGGGATTTTACGGTCACGGGAAGGGATCTTATCATGCTAGGTGGAGGACTTTTCCTGATCGCTAAAAGTACGAGTGAGATCCATCACAAAATGGAGGAAGGCGAAACTGAGTTGGACACCGGCTCCTCTCCTTCTTTTTTCAATGTAATCGTTCAGATCATCATACTGGACATTATTTTTTCGGTAGATTCGATCATTACCGCAGTCGGACTTTCGGGAAATCTGATGGTCATGGTCCTTGCAGTGGTCATTTCACTTTTGATCATGTTGATCTTCTCCGGAAAGGTAAGTGATTTTATCAATGAACATCCGACCATGAAAATTTTAGCCCTTTCGTTCCTGATCATGATAGGAGTCATGCTATTTGCCGACGGCCTACATTTCCATATTCCAAAAGGGTATATCTATTTCTCTATGGCATTTTCGCTTCTTGTCGAATTCATAAATATGCGGGTTCGTAAGGCAAATCAATCCCCTTAA
- a CDS encoding acyl-CoA--6-aminopenicillanic acid acyltransferase, with product MCDTFVATPDSTSSGKMIFGKNSDREPNEPQCLVRYPERTSKESQQRLTFIDVPSSKKSREILISRPLHMWGAEMGANSKGVVIGNEAVFTKLKIEKKNNGLTGMDLLRLGLERSDTAAEARDLIIEYLERFGQDACGGYTNRDFFYHNSFIIADPKEAYVLETADRYWAWKKIKGFYAISNGLTLGSDYDGLHSHAIDFARAKGWLKKGENFSFKEAFSDSLFTSFSKCKVRREIVSNGGKFFGSKLGIAEAMQILRLEGKEKGSTPLSISQGGFPSKSLGYSPAQSGMGSVCLHAGGPLSPNQTTSSFVAELDINPVYSQFWATGCSIPSLSVFIPFSIPGKTFSEGDIVQPGVNPDASLWWNHEILYRLCLKNYDKATSIFSAELKEKQEKYIQKVEYTLGLSRNFSLDPITKEASEEADKLYRKWRTQVLELALNGNILPNFWSSPLYNLSWAIWNRKARINSKVLKGIDLPYEPAYL from the coding sequence ATGTGCGATACTTTTGTAGCCACTCCGGATTCCACTTCTTCGGGAAAAATGATCTTCGGAAAAAATTCCGATAGAGAACCGAATGAACCCCAATGTCTGGTGCGATATCCTGAAAGAACTTCCAAGGAAAGCCAGCAAAGACTCACCTTTATAGATGTTCCCAGTTCTAAAAAGTCCAGAGAGATTTTGATCTCTCGTCCTCTTCATATGTGGGGAGCGGAGATGGGAGCGAATTCCAAGGGAGTAGTGATTGGTAACGAGGCGGTATTTACCAAATTAAAGATCGAAAAGAAGAATAACGGTCTTACCGGAATGGATCTATTACGCTTGGGATTGGAACGTTCCGACACAGCTGCGGAAGCAAGAGATTTGATCATAGAATATTTGGAAAGATTCGGCCAAGATGCATGCGGCGGCTATACGAATCGGGATTTCTTTTATCATAATAGTTTTATAATCGCCGATCCTAAAGAAGCTTATGTTTTGGAGACCGCGGACAGATATTGGGCTTGGAAGAAGATCAAGGGTTTTTATGCGATCTCTAACGGTTTGACCTTAGGATCAGATTACGACGGTCTTCATTCTCATGCGATCGATTTTGCGAGAGCAAAAGGTTGGTTGAAGAAGGGAGAAAACTTTTCCTTTAAAGAAGCTTTTTCGGATTCTCTTTTTACTAGTTTCAGTAAGTGTAAAGTCCGAAGAGAGATAGTTTCTAACGGAGGAAAATTTTTCGGTTCAAAGTTAGGTATTGCCGAAGCGATGCAGATCCTAAGACTAGAGGGAAAAGAAAAAGGAAGTACCCCACTTTCTATCAGCCAAGGAGGTTTTCCTTCTAAAAGTTTAGGGTATTCTCCCGCTCAATCCGGGATGGGTTCGGTATGTCTTCATGCTGGAGGTCCTTTATCTCCGAACCAAACCACCTCTTCCTTTGTTGCGGAACTGGATATCAATCCGGTCTATTCTCAATTTTGGGCGACAGGTTGTTCCATTCCTTCTTTGTCCGTTTTTATTCCTTTCTCCATTCCCGGAAAAACTTTTTCAGAAGGAGATATCGTACAACCCGGAGTCAATCCGGATGCTTCTCTTTGGTGGAATCATGAAATTTTGTACCGGCTTTGTCTAAAAAATTACGACAAGGCTACTTCCATCTTTAGCGCCGAATTAAAGGAGAAGCAGGAAAAATATATTCAAAAAGTAGAATATACCCTGGGTTTAAGTCGGAATTTCTCCCTGGATCCGATCACTAAAGAAGCTTCGGAAGAAGCAGATAAACTTTATCGAAAATGGAGGACCCAAGTTTTGGAACTTGCACTGAACGGGAATATTCTTCCGAACTTTTGGTCTTCTCCACTTTATAATCTGAGTTGGGCGATCTGGAATCGTAAAGCAAGGATCAATTCCAAAGTTCTTAAGGGGATTGATTTGCCTTACGAACCCGCATATTTATGA
- a CDS encoding PP2C family protein-serine/threonine phosphatase has protein sequence MFLFIFFAGFGLLLGDPAENGISDPKWIRAVHVTLICISLFLSFKLENFKKYSESVLLFHFAVMSIHSFYLLYVNGLYLGYLFGLILVVFSTGVSINNRRVLIPVLLIFIAIAFFVGMHVENPKIDVGMYYFGLISSSILSVLVIGFRMRTFETLLKADEQMEKFQINIEEELSIAQKTQKSLVDLEFPEAGNFRIHSYFKPLESVGGDLIKTDLGQKGELDFFFADAAGHGVSAAMVSAMAVMAFKSIAPVAESPSRGLTLIHESLMTMIGGFFITAVYMRLDRDKKCLIYSYAGHHPAALIKSDGSVRELAGKGTVLLALPKLFNRDYEVLLESGDRVLLFSDGMFEFYDKEKEFFGYDAFLDLIRDYTSLSGKVFLDSLGEAVLGLHSSPPKDDMTMLYLEVL, from the coding sequence ATGTTCCTATTTATTTTTTTCGCAGGGTTCGGTTTGTTGTTAGGCGATCCTGCAGAAAATGGAATTTCCGATCCGAAATGGATCAGGGCAGTTCATGTTACTTTAATTTGTATTTCTCTCTTCTTAAGTTTTAAATTAGAAAATTTTAAAAAATACAGCGAATCGGTCTTGCTCTTCCATTTTGCGGTAATGAGTATCCATTCTTTTTATCTCTTGTATGTGAATGGTTTGTATCTAGGCTATCTTTTCGGATTGATACTCGTCGTATTCAGCACCGGGGTTTCTATTAATAATCGTAGAGTGCTTATCCCGGTCCTTCTTATTTTCATCGCTATAGCGTTCTTTGTTGGAATGCATGTGGAAAATCCTAAAATCGATGTAGGAATGTATTATTTCGGACTTATCTCATCCTCCATTTTATCCGTATTAGTGATCGGATTCAGAATGAGAACTTTCGAAACTCTTTTGAAAGCGGACGAACAGATGGAAAAATTCCAGATCAATATCGAAGAAGAACTATCGATCGCTCAGAAGACCCAAAAAAGCCTTGTAGATCTTGAATTTCCGGAAGCAGGAAATTTCAGGATCCATTCTTATTTTAAACCTTTGGAAAGTGTGGGCGGGGATCTGATCAAAACCGATCTCGGTCAAAAAGGAGAGCTGGATTTTTTTTTCGCGGATGCTGCTGGACATGGAGTTTCCGCCGCAATGGTTTCCGCTATGGCTGTGATGGCTTTTAAAAGTATAGCTCCAGTTGCGGAAAGTCCTTCTAGGGGTTTAACTTTGATCCATGAGTCTTTGATGACTATGATTGGCGGATTTTTTATCACTGCAGTTTATATGAGATTGGACCGGGATAAAAAATGTCTAATCTATTCTTACGCTGGACATCATCCTGCGGCTCTAATTAAGTCAGACGGTTCCGTCCGAGAATTGGCCGGAAAGGGAACCGTACTACTTGCACTTCCAAAACTGTTCAATCGAGATTACGAAGTTTTACTTGAATCGGGTGATCGGGTCTTATTGTTCTCGGATGGGATGTTCGAGTTTTACGATAAAGAAAAAGAATTTTTCGGCTATGACGCATTTTTGGATTTGATCCGGGATTATACTTCTCTTTCAGGCAAAGTATTTTTGGATTCTTTGGGAGAAGCTGTACTGGGTTTACATTCTTCTCCGCCTAAAGACGATATGACCATGTTGTATTTGGAAGTACTTTAA
- a CDS encoding acyl-CoA thioesterase → MSKPERYPYSVQQKVAWGDMDAFGHVNNVVYARYFETARASFFDDMGLWESPQKPMEGGPVLTHIEMDYRKQVRFPETIDISVKLESVKNRSFSIVCSMWNQAGECVLTGKAELLWFNFSTGKPAAIPDVYREQFFQQNK, encoded by the coding sequence ATGTCTAAACCGGAAAGATACCCGTACAGTGTTCAGCAAAAAGTGGCCTGGGGAGATATGGATGCTTTTGGCCATGTGAATAATGTGGTCTATGCAAGATATTTTGAAACTGCTAGGGCTTCATTCTTCGATGATATGGGTCTTTGGGAATCTCCTCAAAAACCTATGGAAGGCGGACCAGTCCTGACTCATATAGAAATGGATTATAGAAAGCAGGTTCGTTTTCCGGAAACGATTGATATCTCCGTGAAATTGGAATCCGTTAAGAATAGATCTTTTTCGATCGTTTGTTCCATGTGGAATCAAGCAGGGGAATGCGTGTTGACTGGAAAAGCGGAGCTGTTATGGTTTAATTTTTCTACCGGTAAACCGGCGGCAATTCCAGATGTCTATAGGGAACAATTCTTCCAACAAAACAAATGA